The window gcggccatcttccggtgaactatagcctctacaatctgctgcatcAAGCAGCAATCCATAGTAGCGAattgcagtcttgagtaccgctgtagttttcgcggccatcttccggcgaactacaGCCTCTATAATCTGCTGCAGCAAACAGCAATCCACAACAGCTACCGACAGCTTTGGGCATtgttgtagattgcccaatctgctACAGTAATCTACAACAGCAGCTCCCTCCCTCATTCTcaaccttgtgtgacctgagtatcacacaaggttcgctgcatctcctctaaaaaataataaaataataataaaaaataataaaaaaacacggagaaaaaaaaaatgtcttcattcacttcttctgatgtttcagttcctgtagggactcccacttcttgttcttctacagggcttttctccatcaatgctgccacgctgatcCTTTTAAGTTATCAaaaggtggcaactatgcgtcctggcgagctcaattttctaatcttttatttggatacgacttgttaggttacattgatggctctttcagttgtcctccagctatgctcaacatccccggcgatcctagtccagtacccaatccagctcacaaactgtggctacgtcaagatcgtctcatcctccaagctattcaagcttcagttgttggatccgttgctcccttgatatcttcatgtgtgacagctgccgatacatggtctacactgcaaaccaccctggcaaatcattcgcgtgctcgcaagctcagtcttctatccaagcttatggtgacgaaacaagagggaagtactatctctgattatctacaacatatcaaggttatGATTGATGACTTagtcttgataggtcattccctatgtgacgaagaggttgtcattcataccctcaatggtttcgacaccgactacaaggaattggctgctgcaattcgggcacgcaactcgccagtctcttttgaagatctctatgataaactgactgactatgagatgtacttgaagcgtgcggacaaactgcctggatcaactaTCACAGCttaagtcagtcacaagtctaaacggaagagcactcggtactcgccgaacatcacccaaggtttggctaatgcgcctcttgattctgtgagttccatacaacacccctcctatcctcctagtcatcacttctcgcaaagtggtaacttcagccatcatccgtcttggtgtcctgccctaccgagccatcaaagacgggtcatttgccaactgtgtgataaagtcggccactccgctaaagtttgccggtctcgtccccgcctccctgctccgtcacactggcctcaggcaaatctcctaacttctccgaTACCTAGCCAATCCAACTGGATTATTGACTctagtgcctctcatcacatcaccgctgatcttcagaatttgtctcttcacaatccctatggcggcgatgaagatatcattatcggtgatggtaaaggacttcctataactcatactagttccacaacgcttaattttgactctaatacatttaccctcgatgatgttttatgcgcccctcatattaaacgcaacctcatttctgtttctcaattttgtaaacataacaatacctccattgaattctttcctgattcatttcttgttaaggacttgagcacgggggcatcattggtccaaggcctgaataaagacaacatttacgaatggccgtcagcctctcgaataacctagcccactgttcattcttctgttgcggctctagttgatgtgtggcatcgtcggcttggtcatctCTCATCCtttattatctcgtcactctcttcctctttttaagtccactaattctatgatgcatttgatgcttgtcttagtaataagagtcatcggcagccttttggctcatcttctatttcctcctctaaaccttttgaaattatatatactgatgtttggggtcctgctccaatcttatcttttgataagtttcgattttatgttatttttgtagatcacttctctaagtacacatggatatatcctctttctcataaatctgacgtttctcgcatttttttcactttttagaagttggtcgaaaactatttttagtctaccattaaaacagtctactctgatggtggcggtgaatatcaagccctggcatcccatctctcagcttgtggcattcaacacctcaagtcttccccacatactcctcaactagttggttctaccgaacgcaaacatcggcatatagtagaaactggactcacacttctacatcaggcttccatgccttcaactttttggacagcagcctttcaaactgctgtctacctaattaatcgaatgcctacaccagttctacaataccagtccccctttgacacactatttcataaatcccctaaccttcgtaaactccgagtgttcgattgtttatgttatccttggttacgtccctctcataagttaacatctcgatctactccttgcgtctttattggttactcagttgaacgtaatgctttccgctgctataatctccacactcacaaaatcttcatatcacgtcacgttgtctttgttgaatttaactttcctttccaaacccttccatatcctgccatacaaaccacttcactatctcactagaGTATACCTTCGGACCAATCGGACGAGTctcccatgacttcgtctacttcctcccctcctgatccgcactatatcacttcagttcaacacttgcccgtttcctctattcctactccactccactcttccccaattgatggggcaatatgttctgaaacacaaccatcctctttacctccttctcacccaagtgcccctgacgtgtctccacttgacccgacttgtgccacagatcctcacccaacatcacctcccaatcctgtcgtctccaatcatcctatgaccactcgctctaagcatggtatttttaaacctcgtcaagtaCTTAACTTACAAGCTaccatgaattcctcatcccccaacgttgaacccaccaccttcactcaagcccaaaaatctccgcattggcgtactgccatgagtgaggaatataatgccctcctccataattcaacgtgggatctcattcctttccatccttcacaaaacatcatcgggtgtaagtgggactTTAGAATTAaacggaacccagatggctctattgcccgatataaggcacgcctggtcgccaaagggtttcatcaacgacctggagttgattttactgagacgtttagtcctgttgttaaacccactacaatccgacTTATCTTGAGTCtagctaccactaaaggctggcaattacgacaattggatgttaataatgtctttctacagggatctctatccgaagatgtttttatgcaacaaccccccgattttactcatcctcagtatccacagcatgtttgtaAACTTCGGAaaaccatttatggacttcgtcaggctccgagagcttggtacactgaacttagctcattttttacttctgtcggctttcttaactccaaatctgacacttcattgtttctgcgacatcatcatggaaacacaatgtatattttggtatatgtggatgatattattgtcacaggcaataatCCCATCAgtatccaagcgttcatcaaacagttggcagctcgattctcgcttaaggatctcggacccttgagctactttctgggcatcgaagctaccttcacgtcttccggtctccttttatcacaatgcaagtacattcaagatttgttattaaagacaaacatgcaggatgcaaatgcagttacaacccctatctctactagtggttctctcaaattatcggatggaagtcctgctacggaacccactcaatactgccaagttgttggctctttacaatacttagctctcacacgtccagacatctcatttgctgtcaacaaattatcacagtttatgcagcaaccatctactctacactggtctgcggtcaagagacttctacgatatcttaaagggaccctaaatcatggtctcttttttcgtaaacactctccactgcgtcttcatgcctttgctgatgctgattgggtaggtaaccttgatgatagaacatccacatcggggtatattatcttccttggtgctcatccaatcaattggagttctaagaagcaaaagacagtcgcccggtctacaactgaagctgaataccgtgccattaccgctaccactgcagaactcaattggatcacgaatctactccaggaactcaacatcgattccacccctacaatatattgtgataatattggagctacctatctgtgcgctaatccggtattccactcccgcatgaaacatattgctattgacttccactttgtacgcaatcaagttgtccgccgtcaacttcgtgtttctcatgttcatacggctgatcaattggccgactcatttacgaagcctctagctcgtaaactttttgcattacatctgtccaagattggcctccttgatcgaagtaccatcttgcgggggcatgataagtagatgagatttccctaactgtttgaggaaatctctctactctgttgagggaaatcctctaacctgttaaggaaaattctcccttctaacctgtataaaaggaagggagatatgttaataacaatcaacttcttctacaacttgtttatctatttattttctaacacctCCAACTGCCCCTCCTCGTCGTGGGCGTCTTCCTTTTCGTCGTGTCTGTGCTAGGCGTCGTCGGCTCGTGCTTCCGGGACTCCATCTTCCTCTGCATCtatgtcttcctcctcttcctgctGATCCTTGCCATGGCTGCCTTCACCGTCTTCTCCTTGGTCGTGACGAACAAGAGCATCGGCCAGGTGATATCGGGGAAGGGATACAAGGAGTATAGGCTGGGGGACTGCTCGCACTGGCTGCAAAAGAGGGTGGGCGATCGGAAGAATTGGAGGATGATCCATGGCTGCTTGAAGGAGGCCAAGGTCTGTGGCCGTCTCGAAGATGACATCGGCACGAAGGCCTCCGAGTTCTACAGGAAAAACCTGTCACCCATACAGGTTTGTTCTTCTCTTTCACACTTGATTCATGTTGTAGTGTTTCTGCAAGAAAGCATTTGATATGCTGATAGAAACTAGGGTTTTGTACTTATATCCTTTGATCATGCTTATGATTTTAGCATGCATTTGAGAAGGTTTTGAGGAAAACTTTGGAAAATCGATTCTCATGATCAGTTTCTTACAAGCATTGCAGATTAGGACTGATGCATCTTCTCAGTATCACCAATGCAGGTTTATTCTTTCCCTTCACACCATTCTAGATTAGGACTTGATGCCTGCAGTGGTGTTTCTGCAACAAAGTATCATGTTAGAATTTCTTTGAGAAAGAAGGAACAGAATCTATCATCTATCTTTTGAGAAGAAGATCCACACAACTATTTCTTTTATAAGTATTGATGTAATGAGAGATGTGGAATTAATCGTAGACTGTAACTATACTACCTCGATGTAATCCCAAATCTAAAATAAGATTAAAATGGACTTATGAAGAATTGATATGTCTACTATATTATCACTAACTGGAGTTTAAATTTTCTTTAGTGAGTTCTGACAAATAGCTCCGGATTCCATTTAGCTATCATAGCGTTTGATTCTTAGCTCATGTTGATCCTTGATGAGGGGAGATCTAATAATTCTACATCAGAAGAAGACGGAGATTAGTCGATTGGACTTATAAAAACTGTCAACAAGCCAAATGAATTAAACTAAAATCAACGGGATCAACTCAAAAGCTTTGAGATTTCATGTTCCATTTGCTTTCTTGCTGCTGTGTTCTTGTTCAAGTTCTTCATCTATCTCACCATATTTCTGATTCTGTACTCAAGTCTGGTTGCTGCAAGCCGCCAACCTACTGCGGATTCACCTACGTGAATGCTACATATTGGATCATCCCAAGATCTGGTCTCTCTTCATCAAATCCTAATTGCAAGGCATGGAGCAATGACCAAGATAAGCTGTGCTATGGCTGCAACGCATGCAAGGGAGGTGTTCTTGCAAACCTCGAGAACGGGTGGAAGAAGGTCGTCATCTTAAATGCTGCTCTTCTTGCCTTTGTCATCGTCATCTACTCGGTTGGATGTTGCGCATTCAGGAACAACAAGTCTCATAGCCGTCACACCCATTTCTATAGGGGTGGAGATCACTAGTTCACTTTAGCTCAGTGTGATGTTCTTTCTTCAGCCAAATTGCAAGGTTGGACCTGTATTATTTCCATGTTTTGAAATAACTATGATCTAGGGTCTTAGAACACATAGGAGAATGCCAGTAGATATGCAATTTTCGATCTTCATATTAACTATTTTCATTCAACAGTAATAAGCATAGATCATATGTGGTGTATATCATCTTTAAGACAATTTTATatgcattcattttttttttttattttagctaTTTTCATTCGGTCATAAGCACAGATAGGAAGTTCTATAAATATGTTcttcatatatttattttgaacAACTAAAAACTATGATTTTAGAATAACATTGGGTTATATTACAGGAGGATGCCAGTTGGATTGTATATATTAATTAGCTTCAAGACAACTAAGTATCCATGTAGCAGTCCTTTATCATTCTATAATAAGCATAGAAAACTTAGATATATTCTAGGGTTTTAGGATATAGGAGAATGCTAGTTTGGTCATCACATGTGTATATGCATGCATAAGCCTTCGTTTAATAATAAGCATGGCCAATTATTTTGTTACAAGCAATAACCTCTTTAGTTTATTGCAGTTATGGTCATTTAACATTCACTTAGGTTTCTTGTCTTTTGGAGCTTTAACCATACCATGAAATATTTGTTGTTGAACTGCCAATTCTAACAATAATACGAATGCTATTTATTATGAGAATAACATGTAGAGAATGCAGTATATATGTACGTTAATATTTCAAGATTGAATGACTTTTATTACATGTTCTTAAGGGAAGATTAAGCTGATTTTGGAACATGGGCTGTTCACAATTACAACTAGAAATTGAGGATTAAGGGATTGTATGTAATTGTTGACATGAATATGATGAAAATATTGATGGGCAAGATTGCACAAAGTTGATACTTTGGAGTTTTAACGAGGCCAATGTTGATTTAGACTAAATGATGGCAACAATTAGGACCAACATCATCTTAGACTACACAGAAGGGGGTTGTGGTTTTATGTAACCCTCTTTTATCTTTTTCCTTGGAAATTTATCTGAGTTGTCAACAAGATAGAATTTATCATATGTTTACAACTTATCAATGATTTGTAGAACACCATCTTGTGATCACAAATGTTAAATTGCTAATTGGCATGAAATAGATTAGCTTTCACTATGGGTGATATTGCTGTTAATTATCTTCTATTAAGTAAGTTTCATGTCATAAGATCTACTCACAACCACTTCTACCTATCTCAAAAATTAATCATGCAAATATGTTTATGATGCCATCTCTCTCTACTCTCATATTTAT of the Musa acuminata AAA Group cultivar baxijiao chromosome BXJ3-2, Cavendish_Baxijiao_AAA, whole genome shotgun sequence genome contains:
- the LOC103968631 gene encoding tetraspanin-8-like, which gives rise to MAAFTVFSLVVTNKSIGQVISGKGYKEYRLGDCSHWLQKRVGDRKNWRMIHGCLKEAKVCGRLEDDIGTKASEFYRKNLSPIQSGCCKPPTYCGFTYVNATYWIIPRSGLSSSNPNCKAWSNDQDKLCYGCNACKGGVLANLENGWKKVVILNAALLAFVIVIYSVGCCAFRNNKSHSRHTHFYRGGDH